In a single window of the Candidatus Atribacteria bacterium genome:
- a CDS encoding transcription termination factor Rho, translating to MLLTELKEKKINDLCKIAQEYNINNFSRIKKMDLIFKILQAETEKKGYMFSEGILEIMDEGFGFLRTGGYLPSENDIYISPSQIRRFNLSIGDLVSGQVRPPKEGERYYALLKIEAVNHEDAELSKERIDFENLTPLFPEKMIKLENKSNSISTRIIDIFSPVGKGQRGLIVSPPKAGKTILLEKIANGITINHPEINLMILLVDERPEEVTGMQRSVKAEVISSTFDQPVTNHIKVAEIVLERAKRLVEQKKDVVILLDSITRLARAYNQTIPTSGKTLSGGLDSSALYLPKRFFGAARNIEEGGSLTILATALIETGSRMDDVIFEEFKGTGNMELRLDRELSENRIFPAIDIRKSGTRKEELLLKKEDLQKIWLLRRALSSQSTLGAVKLVINKLKKTKTNQEFLNSIKEQDI from the coding sequence TTGCTTTTAACAGAATTGAAAGAAAAAAAGATTAACGATTTATGTAAAATTGCTCAAGAATACAATATTAATAACTTTTCCAGAATAAAAAAGATGGATCTAATCTTTAAAATTTTACAAGCTGAAACAGAGAAAAAAGGTTATATGTTTTCTGAGGGGATTTTGGAAATTATGGACGAGGGATTTGGTTTTTTGAGAACAGGGGGGTATTTACCCAGTGAAAACGATATTTATATTTCCCCTTCTCAAATAAGAAGATTTAATCTTAGCATCGGAGATCTGGTATCGGGACAAGTCAGACCACCAAAAGAAGGAGAAAGATATTATGCTTTGCTAAAAATTGAAGCAGTTAATCATGAAGATGCAGAGCTCTCTAAAGAAAGAATTGATTTTGAAAATCTTACTCCTCTTTTCCCTGAAAAGATGATTAAGTTAGAAAATAAATCAAACAGCATATCCACTCGTATTATTGATATATTTTCTCCGGTCGGTAAGGGTCAGCGAGGACTAATAGTATCCCCTCCGAAAGCAGGTAAGACAATTTTATTAGAAAAAATTGCTAACGGAATTACGATTAATCATCCGGAGATAAACCTGATGATTTTATTAGTTGATGAAAGACCGGAAGAGGTTACTGGTATGCAAAGATCGGTCAAAGCCGAAGTAATTAGCTCTACCTTCGATCAGCCGGTCACTAATCATATAAAAGTTGCGGAAATTGTTTTGGAAAGAGCTAAAAGATTAGTGGAACAAAAGAAAGACGTGGTCATATTGTTAGATAGTATTACCAGGTTGGCACGGGCTTACAATCAAACTATTCCTACCAGCGGTAAAACTCTTTCCGGAGGTTTGGATTCAAGTGCTCTTTATTTGCCCAAAAGATTTTTTGGGGCTGCGAGAAATATTGAAGAGGGAGGCAGTTTAACTATACTTGCTACTGCTTTAATAGAAACAGGTAGCAGAATGGATGATGTAATATTTGAAGAGTTTAAAGGTACTGGAAATATGGAATTGAGGTTAGATAGAGAACTTTCCGAAAATAGAATATTTCCCGCGATTGATATCAGGAAATCAGGTACTCGAAAAGAAGAACTATTGCTGAAGAAGGAAGATTTGCAAAAAATATGGCTATTAAGGCGAGCCTTGTCTTCTCAATCCACTCTCGGTGCGGTAAAATTAGTGATTAATAAATTAAAAAAGACTAAGACAAATCAGGAATTTTTAAATTCTATTAAAGAACAAGATATTTAA